In Acidimicrobiales bacterium, the following proteins share a genomic window:
- the rpsB gene encoding 30S ribosomal protein S2: MAVVTMKQLLEAGVHFGHQTRRWNPKMRRFIFGERNGIYIIDLNQTLKRIEVAYSFVRDLVAGGGTVLFVGTKKQTQDAISSYANESGMPYINERWLGGMLTNFATISGRVKKMQEYERMKAAGDFDAMPKKEALILSRELDKLQRNLGGIRTMSRLPDAIFVIDTKKEHIAVTEANKLGLPILAVVDTNCDPDIIQYVIPGNDDAIRAGTLMCRIVSDAVKEGSFIASRTGGAAAGGPPSAPDPAAEERRAREQVEARRQAAVQAQEREMRLAQQARNRPASPPPASSAPANPAPANPAPAPDGESSKAPAQSTANQSTANPSTATEPAGAPAEAQEH, from the coding sequence GTGGCCGTCGTGACCATGAAGCAGTTGCTGGAGGCCGGGGTGCACTTCGGCCACCAGACCCGGCGCTGGAACCCGAAGATGCGCCGTTTCATCTTCGGGGAGCGCAACGGTATCTACATCATCGACCTCAATCAGACGCTGAAGCGCATCGAGGTCGCCTACTCCTTCGTCCGGGACCTCGTGGCCGGCGGTGGGACGGTGCTGTTCGTCGGCACCAAGAAGCAGACCCAGGACGCCATCTCGTCCTATGCCAACGAGTCCGGCATGCCGTACATCAACGAGCGATGGCTCGGGGGCATGCTCACCAACTTCGCGACCATCAGCGGTCGGGTGAAGAAGATGCAGGAGTACGAGCGCATGAAGGCGGCGGGTGACTTCGACGCCATGCCGAAGAAAGAGGCCCTCATCCTCTCCCGGGAGCTCGACAAGCTCCAGCGCAACCTGGGTGGAATCCGCACCATGAGCCGGCTCCCCGACGCCATCTTCGTGATCGACACGAAGAAGGAGCACATCGCCGTCACCGAGGCCAACAAGCTCGGCCTGCCGATCCTGGCGGTCGTCGACACCAACTGCGACCCCGACATCATCCAGTACGTCATCCCCGGCAACGACGACGCCATCAGGGCGGGCACGCTCATGTGCCGCATCGTGTCCGACGCCGTCAAGGAGGGCAGCTTCATCGCCTCCCGGACCGGCGGCGCGGCGGCGGGCGGACCTCCTTCCGCGCCGGACCCAGCGGCGGAGGAACGGCGGGCTCGCGAGCAGGTCGAGGCGCGTCGCCAGGCGGCGGTCCAGGCCCAGGAGCGAGAGATGCGGCTGGCCCAGCAGGCCCGCAATCGCCCGGCGAGCCCACCCCCGGCGAGCTCGGCACCGGCCAACCCGGCACCGGCCAACCCGGCACCGGCGCCCGATGGCGAGTCGTCGAAGGCGCCGGCCCAGTCCACCGCGAACCAGTCCACCGCGAACCCGTCCACCGCAACCGAGCCGGCTGGCGCCCCCGCCGAGGCCCAGGAGCACTAG
- a CDS encoding glycerol-3-phosphate acyltransferase: MHRDDSPPWSVLAAAFLAGSIPFSNLAARRLRGVDLRTTGSGTVSGTSLYRVAGFGPLAVVGCLELAKGALGPILAGRRRPELGAGAAGLGVVGHNWSPFLAGAGGRGISPALGGLLVLAPEGTAVLAVGLAGGRLSGHTALGSFLAMLGLAPALAATRGRRGAWTGAAIVVPLLAKRLLGNGPPEGRSRLDTYLCRLVLDRDVLR; this comes from the coding sequence GTGCATCGGGACGACTCCCCCCCGTGGTCCGTGCTGGCCGCGGCCTTCCTCGCCGGGTCGATCCCGTTCTCGAATCTGGCCGCCCGACGGCTCCGGGGCGTCGACCTGCGCACGACGGGTTCGGGCACTGTCTCGGGCACCTCGCTCTACCGCGTGGCCGGCTTCGGCCCGCTCGCCGTGGTCGGTTGCCTCGAGCTGGCCAAGGGCGCCCTCGGGCCGATCCTGGCCGGGCGACGCCGGCCCGAGTTGGGCGCCGGGGCTGCCGGGCTCGGCGTGGTGGGCCACAACTGGTCGCCCTTCCTGGCCGGCGCCGGCGGACGGGGCATCTCCCCGGCGCTGGGCGGCCTCCTGGTGCTGGCGCCCGAGGGCACGGCCGTGCTGGCGGTCGGGCTGGCGGGCGGTAGGCTCAGCGGCCACACGGCGCTGGGAAGTTTCCTGGCGATGCTGGGGCTGGCCCCGGCGTTGGCCGCGACTCGGGGTCGGAGGGGAGCCTGGACTGGTGCAGCGATAGTCGTCCCACTCCTGGCCAAGCGCCTCCTCGGCAACGGGCCGCCGGAGGGCCGTTCGCGACTGGATACGTACCTCTGTCGCCTGGTTCTTGACCGGGACGTACTGAGGTGA
- a CDS encoding VC0807 family protein, with the protein MGVRLATRTAPTGDGPARPAWRPGSSHSEEHSLPLAANTIHLPAPRAFLRHALPSLVESTVGPVVLFYVMLSLLGLRGALLATVGFSYVAVARRVVTGRPVPGMLVLACALLTVRTALAMATGSAFVYFLQPTLGTFLVAGAFLVSVPAGRPLAERLAQDFCPLDPALLRQPFVRKFFLRVSLLWTFVFLSNASLTLWLLLTYSVKSFVLLKTAASLFAIGSAIVVSAMWFRRALHGEGFSLHWSSRAKPATVTQQPS; encoded by the coding sequence ATGGGTGTACGGTTGGCCACACGGACGGCGCCTACGGGTGATGGACCTGCCCGGCCAGCCTGGCGACCTGGCTCCTCGCATTCGGAAGAACATTCCTTGCCTCTCGCTGCGAACACCATTCACCTCCCTGCACCTCGAGCCTTCCTTCGGCACGCGTTGCCGAGCTTGGTGGAGAGCACCGTCGGTCCGGTGGTGCTGTTCTACGTGATGCTCTCGCTCCTCGGCCTGCGTGGCGCCCTGCTCGCCACGGTGGGCTTCTCTTATGTGGCGGTGGCTCGCCGCGTGGTGACGGGCCGGCCAGTACCGGGGATGCTGGTGCTGGCCTGTGCGCTGCTCACCGTGCGCACGGCGCTGGCCATGGCCACCGGCAGCGCCTTCGTCTACTTCCTCCAGCCGACCCTGGGGACGTTCCTCGTCGCCGGCGCCTTCCTCGTCTCGGTCCCGGCGGGACGCCCGCTGGCTGAGCGCCTGGCCCAGGACTTCTGTCCGCTCGACCCCGCATTGCTGCGCCAGCCCTTCGTCCGCAAGTTCTTCCTGCGGGTGTCGCTCCTGTGGACGTTCGTCTTCCTCAGCAACGCCAGCCTCACGCTCTGGCTGCTGCTCACGTACTCGGTGAAGTCATTCGTCCTGCTGAAGACGGCAGCCTCCCTCTTCGCCATCGGGTCGGCCATCGTGGTGTCGGCCATGTGGTTCCGGCGGGCGCTGCACGGCGAGGGGTTCAGCCTCCACTGGTCGTCGCGGGCCAAGCCGGCGACGGTGACCCAGCAGCCCTCCTGA
- the tsf gene encoding translation elongation factor Ts yields the protein MPEFTAKDVQALRRATGAGMLDARRALQETDGDVEGARRWLREQGLASSSRRSDRPSSQGAVSVVVDGPGAIVELRCETDFVAKSAEFVRLVEELTQLVAAKGEEAVAERQGDVDELKVTLKENIGVGRVVRFLPADGAILDSYLHIQNGRGVNAVLVEMVGGSKELAHEVAVHIAFARPTYLSREDVPASEVETERATIESISRKEGKPEAALPKIVEGRLTGWFKERCLLEQPYARDEKQTVAQLVGEARVTRFAQVEVGV from the coding sequence ATGCCCGAGTTCACAGCCAAGGACGTTCAAGCCCTACGCCGGGCGACCGGTGCCGGGATGCTCGATGCCCGGCGAGCCCTGCAGGAGACCGACGGGGATGTCGAGGGTGCCAGGCGCTGGCTGCGGGAGCAGGGGCTGGCCAGCTCCAGTCGCCGCAGCGACCGACCCAGCTCCCAGGGCGCGGTGTCGGTCGTCGTCGACGGCCCCGGCGCGATCGTCGAGCTGCGGTGCGAGACCGACTTCGTGGCCAAGTCGGCCGAGTTCGTGCGCCTGGTCGAAGAGCTCACTCAGCTGGTGGCTGCCAAGGGCGAGGAGGCTGTGGCCGAGCGACAGGGAGACGTCGACGAGCTGAAGGTGACGCTCAAGGAGAACATCGGGGTCGGCCGGGTCGTCCGCTTTCTCCCGGCCGACGGGGCGATCCTGGACAGCTACCTCCACATCCAGAACGGGAGGGGCGTGAACGCCGTCCTGGTCGAGATGGTGGGGGGCTCCAAGGAGCTCGCCCACGAGGTGGCGGTCCACATCGCCTTCGCCCGACCTACGTACCTGTCCCGGGAGGACGTCCCTGCGAGCGAGGTCGAGACCGAGCGGGCGACCATCGAGAGCATCAGCCGCAAGGAGGGAAAGCCCGAGGCGGCCTTGCCCAAGATCGTGGAAGGCCGGCTCACAGGCTGGTTCAAGGAGCGGTGCCTGCTCGAGCAGCCGTACGCACGGGACGAGAAGCAGACGGTCGCCCAGCTGGTCGGCGAGGCGAGGGTGACCCGCTTCGCCCAGGTGGAGGTCGGGGTCTGA
- a CDS encoding MFS transporter encodes MRGGLLKRGGFRTLLIGQGVSSLGDWMATIAFMALALALTGDSAAVAGILVLRLAPAAIAGPLAARIVRRWNRRNTMLAMDALRAGAIALVPFVHALWWIYLWAFVVEAASLVFLPARDASIPDLVADEDLPKANGLILGSSYGTIPLGAAAFALVSLLAAGSVSTSSPRGVAPTFWVDAATYVVSFAMLSRIRGLAAAPARAVPPHQGEHPSGFLSAFRIPLVRAVAPAALSVSLGIGALFSLGIVFVRGVLHATDIQFGVLVALFGVGAAIGLVVLGRLRFHGMTGVLWCVAGQGVVIAGMSLSPGVPLTYLGATAFGAFTAACLAGAMSLLQERLDGEERVLAFAAFHVVIRVGLTLAALGAGLAADQLEGVRWPVLGMLPPARVVLMCSGLFVVASAIVTWLKLRRQPVAIGPRDDVAGVVVSLPDYPLAGPGPTRALSDDGRSEPGPFVLPRRPPGG; translated from the coding sequence ATGAGAGGGGGGCTGCTGAAGCGCGGCGGCTTTCGCACGCTCCTCATTGGCCAGGGCGTGTCGTCCCTGGGCGACTGGATGGCCACGATCGCCTTCATGGCCTTGGCCCTCGCGCTCACGGGCGACTCGGCCGCCGTCGCCGGCATCCTCGTCCTGCGCCTGGCGCCGGCGGCGATCGCAGGCCCGCTCGCCGCTCGGATCGTGCGCCGGTGGAACCGCCGCAACACCATGCTCGCCATGGACGCGCTGCGGGCGGGTGCGATCGCACTGGTGCCCTTCGTCCACGCTCTGTGGTGGATCTACCTCTGGGCCTTCGTGGTGGAGGCGGCCAGCCTGGTGTTCCTGCCGGCGCGGGATGCGTCGATCCCGGACCTCGTCGCGGACGAGGACCTGCCCAAGGCCAATGGCCTGATCCTCGGGTCGTCCTACGGGACGATCCCGCTCGGTGCAGCCGCGTTTGCCCTCGTGTCGTTGCTGGCGGCCGGCAGCGTGAGCACGTCCTCGCCCCGAGGGGTGGCGCCGACGTTCTGGGTGGACGCAGCTACCTACGTGGTCTCGTTCGCCATGCTGAGCCGGATCCGGGGACTCGCCGCGGCACCGGCCCGTGCCGTTCCACCGCACCAGGGCGAGCACCCGAGCGGGTTCCTCTCGGCCTTTCGCATCCCCCTCGTGCGGGCGGTGGCGCCGGCCGCCCTGTCCGTCTCCTTGGGCATCGGGGCCCTCTTCTCTCTCGGGATCGTCTTCGTGCGGGGCGTGCTGCACGCGACCGACATCCAGTTCGGTGTGCTCGTCGCCCTGTTCGGCGTGGGTGCGGCCATCGGCCTGGTGGTGCTTGGCCGACTGCGTTTCCACGGCATGACGGGGGTGCTCTGGTGCGTCGCCGGTCAGGGAGTCGTCATCGCCGGGATGAGCCTGTCCCCGGGCGTTCCGCTCACCTATCTCGGCGCTACGGCCTTCGGCGCGTTCACGGCGGCCTGCCTGGCCGGCGCAATGAGCCTGCTCCAGGAGCGCCTCGACGGCGAGGAGCGGGTCCTCGCCTTCGCCGCCTTCCACGTGGTCATACGAGTGGGTCTCACCCTCGCTGCCCTCGGTGCCGGGTTGGCCGCCGATCAGCTCGAGGGGGTGCGGTGGCCCGTCCTCGGCATGCTGCCTCCCGCCCGGGTGGTGCTGATGTGCTCGGGCCTGTTCGTTGTCGCCTCGGCCATTGTCACCTGGCTCAAGTTGCGACGGCAGCCCGTCGCCATCGGTCCTAGGGATGACGTCGCCGGCGTTGTCGTGTCCCTGCCGGATTATCCGCTCGCTGGTCCCGGGCCCACCCGAGCGCTCTCCGACGACGGTCGTTCCGAACCGGGCCCGTTCGTGTTGCCACGTCGGCCGCCCGGCGGTTGA
- a CDS encoding DegV family protein, with translation MAVAVITDSAASLDKGLTERLDITVVPMRLTIGGTTYSDDQVTLEEVVRRIDEGVHTAGPAPGAFGEAIEARQSGDGVVVLTVSERMSSTHKAALLAAESLDGQVQVVDTSTAAGAEGLVVLAAAEAAQNGAPLDEVVARARLVSSRVRLVAAVDTLKYLVRSGRLPDIAGRAGTYLGLRPLFEFHQGGIRPLRPSLSRDAALEQLLSHWRRSKVRGAPLHVAALHAADPESAQRMIDVVRSEVEPATAFVASFGPVMIVHTGPLTGLAWWWG, from the coding sequence ATGGCCGTAGCCGTCATCACCGACAGTGCCGCTTCCCTTGACAAGGGCCTGACCGAGCGGCTCGACATCACCGTGGTGCCGATGCGGTTGACCATCGGGGGCACGACGTACTCGGACGATCAGGTCACTCTCGAGGAGGTCGTGCGCCGGATCGACGAGGGTGTCCACACCGCCGGACCGGCCCCGGGAGCATTCGGCGAGGCCATCGAGGCGCGCCAGTCAGGGGACGGCGTGGTGGTGCTCACAGTCTCCGAGCGCATGAGCAGCACCCACAAGGCCGCCCTGCTCGCGGCCGAGTCCTTGGACGGGCAGGTGCAGGTCGTCGACACCTCCACGGCCGCCGGGGCCGAGGGCCTGGTCGTGCTGGCGGCGGCGGAGGCCGCCCAGAACGGCGCCCCCCTCGACGAGGTGGTGGCCAGAGCCCGCCTCGTGAGCAGCCGGGTCCGCCTCGTCGCCGCCGTGGACACGCTCAAGTACCTGGTTCGCAGCGGTCGCCTCCCCGACATCGCAGGGAGAGCCGGCACCTATCTCGGCCTGCGCCCCCTCTTCGAGTTCCACCAGGGCGGCATCCGCCCCCTGCGCCCCTCGCTCAGCCGCGACGCCGCTCTCGAGCAGCTCTTGAGCCACTGGCGGCGATCCAAGGTCCGAGGTGCGCCGCTGCACGTCGCCGCCCTCCATGCCGCCGACCCCGAGTCCGCCCAGCGCATGATCGACGTGGTGCGCTCCGAGGTGGAGCCGGCGACGGCCTTCGTCGCTTCCTTCGGGCCCGTGATGATCGTCCACACCGGCCCGCTCACCGGATTGGCGTGGTGGTGGGGATAG
- the frr gene encoding ribosome recycling factor: MDDSLIGVALAEAREKMGKAVSHTQAEFGGVRTGRATPTLVEKLKVEYYGSEVPLQQLAGFSVPDARLLVISPYDKGSLKAIEKAILHSDLGITPSSDGQVIRLAFPPLTEERRKELVKVVRHKAEDGKVATRNLRRAARHDLEALEHDGDISSDELERAEKELEKITHHYVAEIDRVLQHKEQELLDI, from the coding sequence ATGGACGACTCACTCATCGGTGTCGCCCTGGCCGAGGCCCGCGAGAAGATGGGCAAGGCGGTGAGCCACACTCAGGCCGAGTTCGGAGGCGTGCGGACGGGGCGGGCGACGCCAACGCTGGTGGAGAAGCTCAAGGTCGAGTACTACGGGTCGGAGGTGCCCCTCCAGCAGTTGGCCGGCTTCAGCGTGCCCGACGCGCGGCTGCTGGTCATCTCTCCCTACGACAAGGGTTCTCTCAAGGCCATCGAGAAGGCCATCCTCCATTCCGATCTCGGGATCACCCCGTCGAGCGACGGGCAGGTGATCCGTCTGGCCTTCCCGCCCCTTACCGAGGAGCGGCGCAAGGAGCTGGTGAAAGTCGTGCGTCACAAGGCCGAGGACGGCAAGGTCGCCACCCGCAACCTGCGACGAGCAGCGCGCCACGACCTGGAGGCGCTGGAGCACGACGGGGACATCTCCTCTGACGAGCTCGAGCGGGCCGAGAAGGAGCTCGAGAAGATCACGCATCACTACGTGGCCGAGATCGACCGCGTCCTGCAACACAAGGAGCAGGAGCTCCTCGACATCTGA
- a CDS encoding alpha/beta fold hydrolase has translation MSERVASLRSLVLIRPELEPIRLDGSVEDAVLLTADGLHLSARWWRRPERARAAVVLVHGFGASKEDGGIRALASDLHGAGFDVLTYDARGHGASEGNCTVGGEERLDVAAAAALAAEGGQPVVLVGVSMGAIAVFCHVASMADEARPAPAASLAASPVSPASPPVGGGGTPIAGIVAVSAPARWRMSPSLVGLAIVALTRTKLGRWVMLHRLGVRINTGWVLPDPPLSAISHMGVPVALVHGRRDRLIRAAEARLLFDGAAEPRRLDVVARMGHGIDDAARGAVVEAIDWVMDVPSGEVPAANG, from the coding sequence GTGTCCGAGCGGGTAGCGTCGCTGCGTAGCCTCGTGCTGATCAGGCCGGAGCTGGAGCCGATCCGCTTGGACGGCTCGGTCGAGGATGCTGTGCTCCTGACGGCCGACGGCTTGCACCTGAGTGCCCGCTGGTGGCGACGCCCGGAGCGGGCGCGGGCAGCGGTGGTCCTGGTGCACGGTTTCGGCGCGTCCAAGGAGGACGGCGGGATTCGGGCGCTCGCATCCGATCTCCATGGGGCCGGCTTCGACGTGCTGACCTACGACGCGCGCGGCCACGGCGCGTCAGAGGGCAACTGCACCGTGGGCGGCGAGGAGCGCCTGGACGTGGCTGCGGCCGCGGCCCTGGCCGCCGAGGGGGGCCAGCCGGTGGTGCTCGTGGGCGTCTCCATGGGCGCCATCGCCGTCTTCTGCCACGTGGCCTCGATGGCCGATGAGGCCCGGCCAGCGCCGGCGGCCTCGCTGGCAGCCTCACCGGTGTCGCCGGCGTCGCCGCCGGTAGGCGGGGGCGGGACCCCGATCGCCGGGATCGTCGCAGTCAGCGCGCCGGCTCGCTGGCGGATGTCGCCCAGCCTCGTGGGGCTCGCCATCGTCGCCCTGACGAGGACCAAGCTCGGGCGCTGGGTCATGCTCCACCGCCTCGGCGTGCGCATCAACACCGGATGGGTGCTTCCCGACCCTCCGCTGTCGGCCATCAGTCATATGGGCGTGCCGGTGGCGCTGGTCCACGGCCGCCGCGATCGTCTGATCCGGGCGGCCGAGGCGCGACTGTTGTTCGACGGGGCCGCAGAGCCGCGCCGCCTCGATGTCGTCGCCCGCATGGGGCACGGGATCGACGACGCGGCGCGCGGGGCCGTGGTCGAGGCGATCGACTGGGTGATGGACGTCCCGAGCGGCGAGGTTCCCGCCGCCAACGGCTAG
- a CDS encoding phosphatidate cytidylyltransferase, with protein sequence MDQHEDTQGRPPRPSHGDDIRIIGSEEAGSTASVDLTRPLLSAVDSADRGPGGEGSQGERPGAGADDDLSDWASPRAQAGGRTFELDDLDDPEQTGPFQSQPPKSPPSRPGRQTPSTPVSPRQGRPRGGDLTTRVLTGLGIGLAAVILFRLGSLTSLVLVLLIVTAAAAELFGVLRRAGYRPATLVALVATVGILIGAYMKGEAAIPLVLGLVVVFTLLWYLVGVVRERPTVNVAVTLLGFMWVGFLGSFAALLLDPRMFPNRHGVALLLGAAVVTVGYDVGSFLVGGRFGRHHLAPAISPNKTWEGLIGGTLASVLVGAVVVSQISPWNTARGVALGLVVAVAAPLGDLCESLLKRDMGVKDMGWILPGHGGVLDRVDALLFVVPATYYLVRLINFGG encoded by the coding sequence ATGGACCAGCACGAGGACACGCAAGGGCGGCCGCCGAGACCGAGTCACGGGGACGACATCCGCATCATCGGCTCCGAGGAAGCGGGGTCGACAGCGAGTGTCGACCTGACCCGGCCGCTGCTGTCGGCGGTGGACTCGGCCGATCGGGGCCCCGGCGGTGAGGGAAGCCAGGGGGAGCGGCCCGGCGCGGGTGCCGACGACGACCTCAGCGATTGGGCGAGCCCGCGGGCGCAGGCAGGCGGCCGCACCTTCGAGCTCGACGATCTCGATGACCCTGAGCAGACCGGGCCCTTCCAGAGCCAGCCGCCGAAGTCGCCACCGTCGAGGCCCGGCCGGCAGACGCCCTCGACGCCGGTGTCGCCCCGGCAGGGCCGGCCCCGGGGAGGCGATCTCACGACGCGGGTCCTGACCGGACTGGGCATCGGGCTGGCCGCCGTCATCCTGTTCCGGCTGGGCTCGCTCACGTCGCTCGTCCTCGTCCTGCTCATCGTCACGGCTGCCGCGGCCGAGCTGTTCGGCGTCCTCCGCCGCGCCGGGTACCGTCCCGCCACCCTGGTGGCACTGGTGGCGACCGTCGGGATACTCATCGGCGCCTATATGAAGGGCGAGGCCGCCATCCCGCTGGTCCTCGGGCTCGTGGTCGTGTTCACCCTCCTCTGGTACCTCGTGGGCGTGGTGAGAGAACGGCCGACGGTCAACGTGGCCGTGACCCTCCTCGGCTTCATGTGGGTCGGGTTCCTCGGGTCGTTCGCCGCACTCCTCCTCGACCCGAGGATGTTCCCCAACCGCCACGGTGTGGCGCTGCTCCTCGGCGCCGCGGTGGTGACCGTCGGGTACGACGTGGGGAGCTTCCTCGTGGGTGGCCGGTTCGGCCGCCACCATCTCGCTCCCGCCATCAGCCCCAACAAGACCTGGGAAGGGTTGATCGGTGGCACGCTCGCCAGCGTGCTCGTGGGCGCGGTCGTCGTGAGCCAGATCAGCCCGTGGAACACGGCGAGGGGCGTCGCCCTCGGCCTGGTCGTGGCCGTGGCGGCGCCGCTGGGCGACCTGTGTGAGTCGCTGCTCAAGCGCGACATGGGGGTCAAGGACATGGGCTGGATCCTTCCCGGGCATGGGGGCGTCCTGGACCGGGTGGACGCCCTGCTCTTCGTCGTCCCCGCGACGTACTATCTGGTGCGCCTCATCAACTTCGGCGGTTAA
- a CDS encoding DUF2505 family protein: MRFSLEQSIAAPRDAVEAAFLDPGFYAALGELSAIRPPEVLEQRVEGPDGNLVHLRVQYAFAGNLSGPARAVLDPDRLTWVDHSTFDRGAHRIDFEIVPDHYADRLQCEGWYRFEPDGEQATRQLMGGDLRVRYPVVGGLVERAIIVGMRQHLGEEARILERWLRDSGQVVRDKG; the protein is encoded by the coding sequence GTGCGCTTCTCCCTCGAGCAGTCGATCGCCGCGCCCCGCGACGCGGTGGAGGCCGCCTTCCTCGACCCCGGGTTCTACGCTGCGCTCGGAGAGCTCTCCGCCATTCGCCCCCCGGAGGTCCTGGAGCAGCGCGTGGAAGGCCCTGACGGCAACCTCGTCCACCTCCGCGTCCAGTACGCCTTTGCGGGGAACCTTTCGGGACCGGCCCGAGCCGTGCTCGATCCCGATCGTCTGACGTGGGTCGACCATTCGACGTTCGATCGGGGCGCGCACCGCATCGACTTCGAGATCGTGCCCGATCATTACGCGGATCGTCTGCAGTGTGAGGGTTGGTACCGGTTCGAGCCGGATGGCGAGCAGGCCACCCGCCAGCTGATGGGGGGCGATCTCCGGGTCCGATACCCCGTCGTGGGTGGACTCGTCGAGCGGGCGATCATCGTCGGGATGCGCCAGCACCTCGGTGAAGAGGCCCGGATCCTCGAGCGGTGGTTGCGAGACAGCGGCCAGGTCGTCAGGGACAAGGGTTAG
- the dxr gene encoding 1-deoxy-D-xylulose-5-phosphate reductoisomerase, with protein sequence MTTVSLVGSTGSIGTQAIDVVHADPGALEIIALGANRSVDQLAAQARQLRPRQVAVADASAAPRLRALVPPGTEVLAGPDSLPAIAAAADVVVNGVVGFAGLPVTLAALEAGRRLALANKESLIAAAPVVERARATPGAEILPVDSEHCALHQCLRAGSGAVSELARIVLTASGGPFRGRKRADLSSVTLDEALAHPTWSMGPKITVDSSTLMNKGLEVIEAHALFGIGYERIEVIVHPQSVVHSMVEFCDGATVAQLSRPDMRLPIGYALHYPARLREPFGVIDWTRLDKLDFEQPDVDAFACLGLAYEAGRMGGAAPAWLNAANEVAVSAFLEGTLSWLGIAEVVEDALQAYTPVDLHNVDDVLEVDQQARRAAALAVQRRCHAA encoded by the coding sequence ATGACCACCGTCAGCCTCGTCGGCTCAACGGGCTCGATCGGCACCCAGGCGATCGACGTCGTCCACGCCGATCCCGGTGCCCTCGAGATCATCGCCCTCGGTGCCAACCGGTCGGTCGACCAGCTCGCGGCCCAGGCCCGCCAGCTCCGGCCCCGGCAGGTCGCGGTGGCCGACGCCAGCGCCGCCCCTCGATTGCGCGCGCTGGTTCCCCCCGGCACCGAGGTGCTCGCCGGACCGGATTCGCTGCCCGCTATCGCCGCCGCCGCCGACGTGGTGGTCAACGGCGTGGTCGGGTTCGCCGGGCTGCCGGTGACGCTCGCCGCGCTCGAGGCCGGTCGACGCCTCGCCCTGGCCAACAAGGAGTCGCTCATCGCCGCGGCCCCTGTCGTCGAGCGAGCCCGGGCAACACCCGGAGCCGAGATCCTGCCCGTCGACTCCGAGCACTGTGCGCTCCATCAGTGCTTGCGAGCCGGCTCGGGCGCGGTCAGCGAGCTCGCCCGGATCGTGCTCACCGCCAGCGGGGGACCGTTCCGGGGTCGCAAGCGCGCCGATCTGTCCTCGGTGACCCTCGACGAGGCGCTCGCCCATCCGACCTGGAGCATGGGACCGAAGATCACTGTCGACTCGTCGACTCTCATGAACAAGGGTCTGGAAGTGATCGAGGCCCATGCGCTGTTTGGCATCGGGTACGAGCGCATCGAGGTGATCGTGCACCCGCAGTCGGTGGTGCACTCGATGGTGGAGTTCTGTGACGGGGCCACGGTCGCCCAGCTGTCACGTCCGGACATGCGGCTGCCGATCGGCTACGCCCTTCACTATCCGGCGCGACTGCGTGAGCCCTTCGGCGTGATCGACTGGACCCGCCTCGACAAGCTCGACTTCGAGCAGCCCGACGTGGACGCGTTCGCCTGCCTGGGCCTCGCCTACGAGGCCGGCCGGATGGGAGGGGCGGCGCCGGCTTGGCTGAACGCCGCCAACGAGGTGGCGGTCTCGGCGTTCCTCGAGGGCACGTTGTCATGGCTCGGCATCGCCGAGGTGGTGGAGGACGCCCTGCAGGCCTATACGCCGGTGGACCTGCATAACGTGGACGACGTGCTCGAGGTCGATCAACAGGCGCGCCGGGCCGCGGCCCTCGCCGTGCAGCGCAGGTGTCACGCGGCGTGA
- the pyrH gene encoding UMP kinase, with the protein MVLKISGEALASSASDETIDGVVVERMAAEIAAARSDLQVELAVVIGGGNIWRGTTGAGTGMDRATSDYMGMLATVINALALQDAIERQGQPTRVLSAIEMAEVAEPYIRRRAIRHLEKGRVVIFAAGMGNPYFTTDTPAALRAAEIEAEAILKGTHSGVDGVYSADPKIDPDAVRFDQISFMEVVSRDLKIMDLTAVTFCKDNGLPILVFDLMSEGNIGRALSGEPIGTLIT; encoded by the coding sequence GTGGTCCTGAAGATCTCGGGGGAGGCGCTTGCCAGCTCGGCGTCCGACGAGACGATCGACGGGGTCGTCGTCGAGCGCATGGCAGCCGAGATCGCCGCCGCCCGGTCCGACCTCCAGGTCGAGCTGGCGGTGGTGATCGGGGGCGGCAACATCTGGCGGGGGACGACCGGCGCCGGCACGGGGATGGACCGGGCCACCTCCGACTACATGGGAATGCTGGCCACGGTGATCAACGCCCTGGCCCTTCAGGACGCCATCGAACGCCAGGGCCAGCCGACGAGGGTCCTCTCGGCCATCGAGATGGCCGAGGTCGCCGAGCCCTACATCCGCCGGCGGGCCATCCGGCACCTGGAGAAGGGACGGGTCGTCATCTTCGCCGCCGGGATGGGCAACCCGTACTTCACCACCGACACCCCGGCGGCCCTCAGGGCGGCGGAGATCGAGGCGGAGGCCATCCTCAAGGGCACCCACTCCGGGGTCGACGGGGTCTACAGCGCCGATCCCAAGATCGACCCGGACGCGGTCCGATTCGACCAGATCTCGTTCATGGAGGTCGTCTCTCGCGACCTCAAGATCATGGACCTCACCGCTGTGACCTTCTGCAAGGACAACGGCCTTCCCATCCTCGTCTTCGACCTCATGAGCGAGGGGAACATCGGTCGCGCCCTTTCGGGGGAGCCGATCGGTACGCTTATCACGTGA